One genomic segment of Pseudomonadota bacterium includes these proteins:
- the dtd gene encoding D-aminoacyl-tRNA deacylase, whose protein sequence is MITLIQRVSQAAVTVQGRVVGSIERGILALVGIERGDDLARGECLLERVLTYRIFEDDGGRMNLSLTDVGGGLLLVPQFTLAADTHKGTRPGFSTAEPPELARLLFEKVVAAARARHAQVATGEFGAHMQVALVNDGPVTFWLRSPLQTAQE, encoded by the coding sequence TTGATAACACTCATTCAGCGTGTCAGCCAGGCAGCCGTCACGGTGCAAGGCCGCGTAGTGGGCAGCATTGAGCGGGGCATCCTTGCGCTCGTCGGCATCGAGCGCGGCGACGACCTGGCGCGCGGCGAATGCCTGCTCGAGCGCGTGCTGACCTACCGGATCTTCGAGGACGACGGCGGGCGCATGAATCTTTCGCTCACCGATGTCGGCGGCGGGCTGCTGCTGGTGCCGCAGTTCACGCTCGCGGCGGACACCCACAAGGGAACTCGCCCCGGGTTCAGCACGGCCGAACCTCCGGAGCTCGCGCGCCTGCTGTTCGAGAAAGTCGTGGCCGCCGCGCGTGCCCGTCATGCGCAGGTCGCGACGGGTGAATTCGGCGCACACATGCAGGTGGCGCTGGTGAACGACGGGCCGGTCACCTTCTGGCTGCGATCTCCCCTGCAAACTGCCCAGGAATGA
- the tatA gene encoding twin-arginine translocase TatA/TatE family subunit, which yields MGIGFRELLVILVIVLLVFGAKKLKTIGSDLGSAVRGFKKSMSDGDAEESVKQLKADAEFPDPAKSEAEKSEHKA from the coding sequence ATGGGCATCGGTTTTAGAGAATTACTCGTCATCCTCGTGATCGTGCTGCTCGTGTTCGGCGCCAAGAAACTGAAGACGATCGGCTCGGATCTGGGCTCCGCGGTGCGCGGGTTCAAGAAGTCGATGAGCGACGGCGACGCCGAGGAATCCGTCAAGCAGCTCAAGGCGGACGCCGAGTTTCCCGACCCCGCGAAGTCAGAAGCGGAGAAGAGCGAGCACAAGGCGTGA
- a CDS encoding alpha-ketoacid dehydrogenase subunit beta, translating into MAQMNMIQALNSAMDVMMARDPSVVVMGEDVGYFGGVFRVTDGLQRKYGEHRVLDSPISEGGIVATAIGMAVNGLKPVAEIQFADYIYPAVDQIASELARIRYRSAGDFSSPVVIRAPCGGGIRGGQTHSQSPEAIFTHICGVKVVMPSNPYDAKGLLIAAIEDDDPIIFFEPKRIYNGPFDGDPNKPAIPWTTHAKGEVPEGHYKVPIGKCEIVRSGEQVTIVTYGTMVYVCEAAAKKLGIDAEIIDVRTMSPLDLDPICSSVKKTGRCVVAHEATRFSGFGAELSASIQEECFWYLEAPIQRVAGWDTPYPHAFEWEYFPGQARVALALRAAMGQE; encoded by the coding sequence ATGGCACAGATGAACATGATCCAGGCGCTCAACTCCGCCATGGACGTGATGATGGCGCGCGACCCGTCGGTGGTCGTGATGGGCGAAGATGTGGGCTACTTCGGCGGCGTGTTCCGCGTCACCGATGGCTTGCAGCGCAAATACGGCGAGCACCGCGTGCTCGATTCGCCGATCTCCGAAGGCGGCATCGTCGCCACCGCGATCGGCATGGCGGTGAATGGATTGAAGCCGGTCGCCGAGATACAGTTCGCCGATTATATCTACCCGGCGGTCGACCAGATCGCGAGCGAGCTGGCGCGCATCCGGTACCGCAGTGCCGGAGATTTCTCCTCGCCGGTCGTCATCCGCGCGCCCTGCGGCGGCGGCATCCGCGGCGGGCAGACGCACTCGCAAAGCCCGGAGGCCATCTTCACCCACATCTGCGGTGTGAAAGTGGTGATGCCTAGCAATCCGTACGACGCCAAGGGCCTGTTGATCGCGGCGATCGAAGACGACGACCCGATCATCTTTTTCGAACCCAAGCGCATCTACAACGGCCCGTTCGACGGCGACCCTAACAAGCCGGCTATTCCGTGGACCACGCACGCGAAGGGCGAGGTGCCCGAGGGGCACTACAAGGTGCCGATCGGCAAGTGCGAGATCGTGCGTTCCGGTGAGCAGGTGACCATCGTCACCTACGGCACGATGGTGTACGTCTGCGAGGCCGCGGCCAAGAAGCTCGGCATCGACGCCGAAATCATCGACGTGCGCACGATGTCGCCGCTCGATCTCGACCCGATCTGCAGCTCCGTCAAGAAGACCGGGCGCTGTGTCGTGGCCCACGAAGCCACGCGTTTTTCCGGCTTCGGCGCGGAGCTGTCGGCCAGCATCCAGGAAGAATGTTTCTGGTATCTCGAGGCACCCATCCAGCGCGTCGCCGGCTGGGACACCCCATACCCGCATGCCTTCGAATGGGAGTATTTTCCCGGGCAAGCACGGGTGGCGCTCGCGCTGCGAGCCGCGATGGGCCAGGAGTAA
- a CDS encoding MBL fold metallo-hydrolase produces the protein MPRLTSFADGITAVDTEYVRPQMDASHVVAVNGRAAIIDTGPNTAVPLILAALEKLGVAPDAVELLFLTHVHLDHAGGAGALMQALPNAVCVVHPRGAPHMIHPAKLIAGTRAVYGHELHEKLYGEILPIARERVVATTDGQLFELAGRAFECVHTPGHALHHQAIVDRDTTGIFTGDTFGLSYREFDTARGPWITPTTTPTQFDPAQLKASIVRLMQFKPRKLYLTHYSEVGDCARLANDMYDAIDEFVKIARRCGLDDRRLKFELRQRSHESLREHGCQLSADAIDALLGKDFELNAAGLIHWLKREAG, from the coding sequence ATGCCACGTCTCACGTCATTCGCCGATGGCATCACCGCCGTCGACACCGAATACGTGCGCCCGCAGATGGACGCCTCGCACGTCGTGGCCGTTAACGGACGTGCGGCCATCATCGATACCGGCCCCAACACGGCCGTTCCGCTGATACTCGCCGCGCTCGAAAAGCTCGGGGTCGCGCCCGACGCGGTGGAGCTGCTGTTCCTCACACACGTGCATCTCGATCACGCCGGGGGCGCCGGTGCGTTGATGCAGGCGTTGCCGAATGCGGTCTGCGTGGTGCACCCGCGCGGCGCGCCGCACATGATCCACCCCGCAAAACTCATCGCCGGCACCCGGGCCGTCTATGGGCACGAGCTGCACGAGAAGTTGTATGGCGAGATTCTCCCGATCGCGCGCGAGCGGGTGGTCGCAACCACCGACGGGCAGCTTTTCGAGCTCGCCGGCCGCGCCTTCGAGTGCGTGCACACACCCGGTCACGCGCTGCATCACCAGGCGATCGTCGATCGGGACACGACCGGCATCTTCACCGGCGACACCTTCGGGCTCTCCTATCGCGAATTCGATACCGCGCGCGGGCCGTGGATCACGCCCACCACCACCCCCACGCAGTTCGATCCGGCGCAGCTCAAGGCTTCCATCGTGCGGCTCATGCAGTTCAAGCCGCGCAAGTTGTACCTGACTCACTACAGCGAAGTCGGCGACTGCGCGCGCCTGGCCAACGACATGTACGACGCCATCGACGAGTTCGTGAAGATCGCGCGCCGTTGCGGGCTCGACGATCGGCGCCTGAAATTCGAGCTGCGCCAGCGCTCGCACGAATCGCTGCGCGAACACGGCTGCCAGCTGAGCGCCGACGCGATCGATGCGCTTCTCGGCAAGGACTTCGAGCTCAACGCGGCCGGTCTCATCCACTGGTTGAAGCGCGAGGCCGGCTGA
- the tatC gene encoding twin-arginine translocase subunit TatC — translation MSDEKKSEELAEGTLMSHLLELRDRLMKAMLAILLLFLPCAYFANDLFTLIAQPLVDKLPKGSTLISTTVVGPFMTPFKVSFYVALFAAMPVVIYQIWAFVAPGLYRREKRFAVPLLVSSVLLFYIGVLFAYYAVFPVMFNFFVGTVPIAVKYQPDMASYLDFVLMMFFAFGVAFEVPVAVVLLVLTGIAKVEKLAANRGYVLIGIFVVAAFLTPPDAISQCTMAIPMYLLYEGGLVMARIMQKMRREAAEAAEKEEAGAS, via the coding sequence GTGAGCGACGAGAAGAAAAGCGAGGAGCTGGCGGAAGGCACGTTGATGTCGCATCTGCTCGAGCTGCGCGACCGGCTCATGAAGGCGATGCTGGCAATCCTGCTGCTGTTCCTGCCATGCGCGTATTTCGCCAACGACCTGTTCACGCTGATCGCGCAACCGCTGGTCGACAAACTACCCAAGGGCAGCACGCTCATCTCGACGACCGTGGTCGGCCCGTTCATGACGCCGTTCAAGGTGTCGTTCTACGTGGCGCTGTTCGCGGCGATGCCGGTGGTGATTTACCAGATCTGGGCCTTCGTCGCGCCCGGCCTGTACCGGCGCGAGAAACGTTTCGCGGTGCCGCTGCTGGTGTCTTCGGTGCTGCTGTTCTACATCGGCGTGTTGTTCGCCTACTACGCCGTGTTCCCCGTGATGTTCAACTTCTTCGTCGGCACCGTGCCGATCGCCGTGAAGTACCAGCCCGACATGGCGAGTTACCTCGATTTCGTGCTGATGATGTTCTTCGCGTTCGGCGTGGCCTTCGAGGTCCCGGTCGCGGTGGTGCTGCTGGTGCTCACGGGCATCGCGAAGGTGGAAAAGCTGGCCGCGAATCGCGGTTACGTGCTGATCGGCATTTTCGTGGTGGCGGCCTTCCTCACGCCGCCCGATGCGATTTCACAATGCACGATGGCCATCCCGATGTACCTGCTCTACGAGGGCGGGCTGGTGATGGCGCGCATCATGCAGAAGATGCGCCGCGAAGCCGCGGAAGCGGCCGAGAAGGAAGAAGCCGGGGCGAGTTGA
- a CDS encoding c-type cytochrome, whose product MALRTSLVVSLTLTAAAFLAPLAQAQAPVGDAKRGHDLAYTCQGCHAIPNYKNVYPTYSVPKVHGQRPEYLLAALKAYKSGERSHGTMHAQAASMSEQDMADIAVYFAGPDVLTKSTNDVPADRRPKATETCLACHGTNGVGITADYPTLAGQHTDYIERALHDYQKGGRKNAIMAGMAATLTLEDIVAVAEYYSSKTPGLQTLPKKRFFFSADSGPAH is encoded by the coding sequence ATGGCATTGCGTACTTCGCTCGTCGTCTCGCTGACCCTCACCGCCGCCGCTTTCCTCGCGCCGCTCGCGCAGGCGCAGGCGCCCGTCGGAGATGCCAAGCGTGGCCACGACCTGGCCTACACCTGCCAGGGCTGTCACGCCATTCCTAACTACAAGAACGTCTACCCCACTTATTCGGTGCCCAAGGTGCACGGCCAGCGGCCCGAATACCTGCTCGCGGCGCTCAAGGCCTACAAGAGCGGCGAACGTTCCCACGGCACGATGCACGCGCAGGCGGCATCCATGAGCGAGCAGGACATGGCGGACATCGCGGTGTACTTCGCCGGCCCCGACGTGTTGACCAAGTCGACCAACGACGTGCCGGCCGACCGGCGCCCGAAGGCGACCGAGACCTGCCTCGCCTGCCACGGCACCAACGGCGTCGGCATTACCGCCGATTACCCGACGCTCGCCGGACAGCACACGGACTACATCGAGCGCGCGTTGCACGACTACCAGAAGGGCGGGCGCAAGAACGCCATCATGGCGGGCATGGCGGCGACGCTCACGCTGGAAGACATCGTCGCGGTGGCGGAGTACTACTCCAGCAAGACCCCCGGCCTCCAGACCCTGCCGAAGAAGCGTTTCTTCTTCTCGGCCGATTCGGGTCCCGCGCACTAA
- a CDS encoding prolyl oligopeptidase family serine peptidase: MRRNFLLAIGTCIFIQLASGAHAAIEERGNLVLDNIPPVETPLTAKLDDYMNARGATFVDWLPDGGMLIATRFGDTEQLHRVAQPLGMREQLTFSREPVSSARSPQSAVAPGFVFLRDIGGNEMSQVFYYDVNTRAVHMISDGKGLHGGLRWSHDGRRVAFHGTGRDGVSYDLFVAEPANNVPPRLVYNGFQKEWSVADWSPDDSKLLITNFVSANESHLYVMDLATAALTPVGEGKGVASVSGARFTADGRGVYLITNRDSEFEQLKRIDLATGVAENLTGHIPWDIEDFARSDDGRYLAWVANVDGVSRLTVVNVAARTESLPPLPDGRIGRIAFDRTGKRLALSLENAQSPRDVFVLEVERNALVRYTKSEVGPNDPLQYSPAELVRYPTFDRERGKFREIPAFIVRPSTPGPHPVLIDIHGGPESQAIPSFNPFTQFLVREMGFVVITPNVRGSTGYGKTYMNLDDGEDREDSVKDIGALLVWVGLQKDLDAKKVFVSGGSYGGYMSLATMANFGDRLRGGIDVVGISNFVTFLENTSAYRRDLRRAEYGDERLPRMRAYLQRISPLTNAARINKPMLVVQGLNDPRVPATESQQMVAKIRARGGEVWYLAAKDEGHGFRKKSNRDFYQKTIVTFLEKQLAAPK; the protein is encoded by the coding sequence ATGAGACGTAACTTTCTGCTGGCGATTGGAACCTGCATTTTCATACAACTCGCATCGGGCGCGCACGCCGCGATCGAGGAACGCGGCAACCTGGTGCTCGACAACATTCCACCGGTCGAAACACCTCTAACAGCCAAGTTAGACGATTACATGAACGCGCGCGGCGCGACCTTCGTCGACTGGCTACCCGACGGCGGCATGTTGATAGCCACGCGCTTCGGGGACACCGAGCAATTGCACCGGGTTGCACAACCATTGGGCATGCGCGAGCAACTCACCTTTTCGCGCGAGCCCGTGTCGTCCGCGCGGTCGCCGCAATCGGCGGTGGCGCCCGGCTTCGTGTTCCTGCGCGACATCGGCGGCAACGAGATGTCGCAGGTCTTCTACTACGACGTCAATACCCGCGCCGTGCACATGATCAGCGACGGCAAGGGGCTGCATGGCGGCCTGCGCTGGAGCCATGACGGCCGCCGCGTGGCCTTTCACGGCACCGGCCGCGATGGCGTGAGTTACGACCTGTTCGTGGCGGAGCCGGCTAACAACGTGCCGCCGCGCCTCGTCTACAACGGCTTCCAGAAGGAATGGTCGGTGGCGGACTGGTCGCCCGACGACAGCAAGCTGCTCATCACCAACTTCGTCTCGGCGAACGAATCGCACCTGTACGTGATGGACCTCGCGACCGCGGCTTTGACGCCAGTCGGCGAGGGCAAGGGCGTCGCCAGCGTTTCGGGCGCGCGTTTCACGGCCGACGGCCGCGGCGTCTATCTGATCACCAACCGTGACAGCGAGTTCGAACAACTCAAACGCATCGATCTCGCCACCGGCGTGGCCGAAAACCTCACCGGCCACATCCCCTGGGATATCGAAGACTTCGCGCGCAGCGACGACGGCCGCTATCTCGCCTGGGTCGCCAACGTCGATGGCGTCAGCCGCCTGACCGTGGTGAACGTTGCGGCGCGTACCGAGAGCCTGCCGCCGCTGCCCGACGGCCGGATCGGCCGCATCGCTTTCGATCGCACCGGCAAACGTCTGGCATTGTCGCTGGAAAATGCGCAATCGCCGCGCGATGTGTTCGTGCTCGAAGTCGAGCGCAATGCACTGGTCCGGTATACGAAGAGCGAGGTCGGGCCGAACGATCCGCTGCAGTACTCACCCGCCGAACTGGTGCGATATCCGACCTTCGATCGCGAGCGCGGCAAGTTCCGCGAGATTCCCGCGTTCATCGTGCGCCCGTCCACGCCGGGTCCGCATCCGGTGCTCATCGACATCCATGGCGGGCCCGAATCGCAGGCCATTCCGAGCTTCAATCCGTTCACCCAGTTCCTGGTGCGCGAGATGGGCTTCGTGGTCATCACGCCGAACGTGCGCGGCTCGACCGGCTACGGCAAGACCTACATGAATCTCGACGACGGCGAGGACCGTGAGGATTCGGTCAAGGACATCGGCGCGCTGCTGGTCTGGGTCGGCCTGCAGAAGGACCTGGACGCGAAGAAAGTCTTCGTCTCGGGCGGTTCTTACGGCGGCTACATGTCGCTCGCGACGATGGCGAACTTCGGCGACCGGCTGCGCGGCGGCATCGACGTGGTCGGCATCTCGAATTTCGTCACCTTCCTCGAGAACACCTCCGCGTACCGGCGCGACCTGCGCCGCGCCGAATACGGCGACGAACGGCTGCCGCGCATGCGCGCCTATCTACAGCGGATTTCGCCGCTCACCAACGCGGCCAGGATAAACAAGCCGATGCTGGTGGTGCAGGGGCTCAACGACCCACGCGTCCCGGCGACCGAATCCCAGCAGATGGTGGCGAAGATCCGTGCGCGCGGCGGCGAGGTCTGGTATCTGGCGGCCAAGGACGAAGGCCACGGGTTCAGGAAGAAGTCGAACCGCGACTTCTATCAGAAGACGATCGTGACGTTCCTGGAGAAGCAGCTCGCCGCGCCCAAGTAG
- the tatB gene encoding Sec-independent protein translocase protein TatB, protein MFEVGFSELLLIFAIALVVLGPQKLPKLAQQVGRWVGRARAMARQFREQLEEEASNLESKFDVDPGIDTSLDPKPKPATPATPAAAPAAALPAAAVATPEPEEEFYPPDHHMHPSQRAADPDPYAGPAAAPTPAPAEEGGTQSELDLTTPDQKSP, encoded by the coding sequence ATGTTTGAGGTTGGATTTTCAGAACTGCTGCTGATCTTCGCGATCGCGCTGGTGGTGCTGGGCCCGCAGAAGCTGCCCAAACTCGCCCAGCAGGTCGGTCGCTGGGTTGGCCGCGCGCGCGCGATGGCGCGCCAGTTCCGCGAACAGCTGGAAGAAGAGGCGTCGAACCTCGAGAGCAAGTTCGACGTCGACCCCGGCATCGACACCTCGCTCGATCCGAAACCCAAACCCGCGACGCCGGCGACTCCTGCCGCGGCTCCCGCCGCCGCACTGCCCGCCGCCGCGGTCGCGACGCCTGAACCGGAAGAGGAGTTCTATCCGCCGGATCACCACATGCACCCCTCGCAGCGCGCCGCCGATCCGGATCCGTACGCTGGCCCGGCCGCGGCGCCCACGCCGGCGCCCGCCGAGGAAGGCGGCACGCAGAGCGAACTCGACCTGACTACCCCGGACCAGAAGTCGCCGTGA
- a CDS encoding DUF2269 family protein — protein sequence MLYLLVKSLHIVSVVLFLGNIITGVFWKFHADRTGELRARAQALDGIIASDRWFTTPGVILIIATGVILAWLMDYPLLTTKWIGWSLVLFGISGAAFSFFVAPLQKKLLANVRAGIAGAWNETEYEALSRSWKIWGAVATGAPLVALFLMVFKPT from the coding sequence ATGCTCTATCTACTGGTCAAATCGCTGCACATCGTCAGCGTCGTGCTGTTCCTCGGCAACATCATCACCGGCGTGTTCTGGAAATTTCACGCCGACCGGACCGGCGAGCTGCGTGCCCGCGCGCAGGCGCTGGACGGGATCATCGCCAGCGATCGCTGGTTCACGACGCCGGGCGTCATCCTCATCATCGCGACCGGCGTGATACTCGCCTGGCTGATGGACTATCCACTGCTCACGACGAAGTGGATCGGCTGGTCGCTGGTGCTGTTCGGCATTTCCGGCGCCGCGTTCTCCTTCTTTGTCGCGCCGCTGCAGAAGAAGTTGTTAGCCAACGTTCGCGCCGGCATCGCCGGCGCCTGGAACGAGACCGAATACGAAGCCCTGTCCCGCTCCTGGAAAATCTGGGGCGCGGTAGCGACGGGCGCTCCCCTCGTCGCACTGTTCCTGATGGTCTTCAAACCGACCTGA
- a CDS encoding dihydrolipoamide acetyltransferase family protein: protein MSRYVFKMPDLGEGTVSAEVVAWHVKPGDLVQEDQVMCEVMTEKAAVEMPAPVTGRILSIQGEPGDMVAVGSELVVFETDATSAAAGAEPVAKVTAPPPPEPLTPQRRAGDKPGDKLATDKQQIAAAANGAHNGNGSNGTGQHKAARVMVSPASRRRAVEAGLDLTTVTGTGPAGRIEPGDIDSALAAGAARGAAPSMNARANATREPRAGTEEVKIIGLRRVIAERLTESAKSIPQYSYVEECDLTRLEALRKHLNDRRPASAPPLTFLPFIVAALARVLDKFPQCNALYDSARGVLVKHKAVHVGIATQTPQGLKVPVVRNAESRALHDLAAEIRRVSEAARTNKSPREELTGSTITITSLGKLGGIASTPMINMPEVSIIGINKAIERAVVVDGQIVVRLMMNLSSSFDHRFVDGFDAASMIQALKDLLEQPATIFIDG from the coding sequence ATGAGCCGCTACGTTTTCAAGATGCCGGATCTCGGCGAAGGCACGGTTTCCGCGGAAGTCGTCGCCTGGCACGTCAAGCCGGGGGACCTGGTGCAGGAAGACCAGGTGATGTGCGAGGTCATGACCGAGAAGGCCGCGGTGGAAATGCCCGCGCCGGTCACGGGCCGCATCCTTTCGATCCAGGGTGAGCCGGGCGACATGGTCGCCGTGGGTTCGGAGCTGGTCGTATTCGAAACCGACGCAACTTCCGCCGCGGCGGGTGCCGAGCCGGTCGCGAAGGTCACTGCGCCGCCGCCGCCGGAGCCGCTCACTCCGCAGCGCCGTGCCGGCGACAAGCCGGGCGACAAGCTGGCTACCGACAAACAACAGATAGCCGCCGCCGCCAACGGCGCGCACAACGGCAACGGCTCGAACGGCACCGGCCAGCACAAGGCCGCGCGCGTCATGGTGTCGCCGGCCTCGCGCCGCCGCGCCGTCGAAGCCGGCCTCGATCTAACTACCGTCACGGGCACCGGTCCCGCCGGGCGCATCGAACCGGGCGACATCGACTCCGCGCTGGCCGCCGGTGCCGCGCGCGGCGCCGCGCCGTCGATGAACGCGCGCGCCAACGCCACGCGCGAACCGCGCGCCGGCACCGAGGAGGTGAAGATCATCGGCCTGCGCCGCGTGATCGCCGAGCGCCTGACCGAATCGGCCAAGAGCATTCCGCAGTACTCGTACGTGGAAGAGTGTGATCTCACGCGTCTCGAGGCGCTGCGCAAACACCTGAACGACCGGCGCCCGGCCAGCGCGCCGCCGCTGACCTTCTTGCCGTTCATCGTCGCGGCGCTGGCACGCGTGCTCGACAAATTCCCCCAGTGCAACGCGTTGTACGACAGCGCGCGCGGCGTGCTCGTCAAACACAAGGCCGTGCACGTCGGCATCGCCACGCAGACGCCGCAGGGGCTCAAGGTGCCGGTGGTGCGCAACGCCGAGTCGCGCGCGCTGCACGATCTGGCCGCCGAGATCCGCCGCGTCTCCGAGGCTGCGCGCACCAACAAGTCGCCGCGCGAGGAGCTCACCGGTTCCACGATCACGATCACCAGTCTGGGCAAACTGGGCGGTATCGCTTCGACGCCGATGATCAACATGCCCGAGGTGTCGATCATCGGGATCAACAAAGCCATCGAACGCGCCGTGGTCGTCGACGGGCAGATCGTCGTGCGCCTGATGATGAATCTGTCGTCGTCGTTCGATCACCGGTTCGTCGACGGTTTCGATGCCGCCTCGATGATCCAGGCGTTGAAGGATCTGCTCGAGCAGCCGGCCACGATCTTCATCGACGGCTGA
- a CDS encoding thiamine pyrophosphate-dependent enzyme, whose product MIRLMPRLHVPQPPTRPGDKPDFSYVELSPAGAINKPDVNARARDMEEVSVGLVRVLDDKHEAVGPWNPWLEPEDLQVGLRHMLLTRIFDDRMQRTQRQGKISFYMRSYGEEAVAVAQAMALQPGDMLFPSYRQQGIYMVRGKPLVDLMCQLLSNTRDMCKGRQLPVMYHWNAGRIFSISGNLTTQFPQAVGWAMAAAIRNEDHIACTWIGEGSSAEADFHHGIIFAAVHQAPVIMNIVNNQWAISTFQGTAGGEQRSFAARGPGYGIAGIRVDGNDFLAVYAVTQWAAQRARTGGGPTLIELVTYRASAHSTSDDPTRYRPKDDYEHWPLGDPVDRLKNHLIARGEWSEKQHKDLHAELDAQVVTAWKEAVQFGALNEGPRLDRHLMFEDVYKDFPENLRRQSEQLAEEIKLNAELGLAAKVD is encoded by the coding sequence ATCATCCGCCTCATGCCAAGACTTCACGTTCCGCAACCCCCCACTCGGCCCGGGGACAAGCCCGACTTTTCGTACGTCGAGCTATCTCCCGCCGGCGCCATCAACAAGCCCGACGTCAACGCCCGCGCCCGCGACATGGAAGAAGTGTCCGTCGGCCTGGTGCGCGTGCTCGACGACAAACACGAGGCCGTCGGCCCGTGGAATCCGTGGCTCGAACCCGAGGATCTGCAAGTCGGCCTGCGCCACATGCTGCTGACACGCATCTTCGATGACCGCATGCAGCGTACGCAACGCCAGGGAAAGATCTCCTTCTATATGCGTTCGTACGGCGAGGAGGCCGTCGCGGTCGCGCAGGCCATGGCGCTGCAGCCCGGCGACATGTTGTTCCCGTCGTACCGGCAGCAGGGCATCTACATGGTGCGCGGCAAGCCGCTGGTCGACCTCATGTGCCAGTTGCTCTCCAACACGCGCGACATGTGCAAGGGCCGGCAATTGCCGGTCATGTACCACTGGAACGCCGGCCGCATCTTCTCGATCTCCGGCAATCTAACTACCCAGTTCCCGCAGGCCGTGGGTTGGGCCATGGCCGCCGCGATCCGCAACGAGGATCACATCGCCTGCACCTGGATCGGCGAAGGCTCGAGCGCCGAGGCGGATTTCCACCACGGCATCATCTTCGCCGCCGTCCACCAGGCGCCGGTGATCATGAACATCGTCAACAACCAGTGGGCCATCTCGACGTTCCAGGGAACGGCCGGCGGCGAGCAACGTTCGTTCGCTGCGCGTGGCCCGGGTTACGGCATCGCGGGCATCCGCGTCGACGGCAACGATTTCCTGGCCGTGTACGCCGTCACGCAGTGGGCCGCGCAACGCGCGCGCACCGGCGGCGGGCCGACACTCATCGAGCTCGTGACCTACCGCGCCTCCGCGCACTCGACCAGCGACGACCCGACGCGTTATCGCCCCAAGGACGACTACGAACACTGGCCGCTCGGCGACCCGGTAGATAGACTGAAGAACCACCTGATCGCGCGCGGCGAGTGGAGCGAGAAGCAGCACAAGGATCTGCACGCCGAGCTCGACGCTCAGGTGGTCACGGCCTGGAAGGAAGCCGTGCAGTTCGGCGCGCTGAACGAAGGTCCGCGCCTCGACCGCCACCTCATGTTCGAGGACGTCTACAAGGACTTCCCCGAAAACCTGCGCCGGCAGAGCGAGCAGCTCGCCGAGGAAATCAAACTCAATGCCGAGCTCGGTCTCGCCGCGAAGGTGGACTGA